Sequence from the Actinocatenispora sera genome:
CAGCAGCGACGACGACCACGCGTTCAGCAAGCCGAACCGGGACCGGATCACGCTGCTGGCCGGGCTCGGCGTCGAGGGTGACGCGCACGCCGGCGTACGGGTGCAGCACCGGTCCCGGGTCGCCCGCGACCCCAGCCAGCCCAATCTGCGCCAGGTCCACCTCATCGGCGAGGAGCTGTTCGCCGAGCTGGGCGCGGCCGGCTTCGCGGTCTCGCCCGGCCAGCTGGGCGAGAACGTCACCACCCGCGGCGTCGACCTGCTGGGGCTGCCGGTCGGTACCGTGTTGCGGCTCGGCCCGGCGGCCGTGCTGGAGTTGACCGGACTGCGCAACCCGTGCCGCCAGATCGACGACTTCCAGCCCGGGCTGCTCCGGCAGGTGGTCGACCGGGACGCGGCCGGCAACCTCGTGCGCAAAACCGGGGTGATGAGCATCGTCCGGGTCGGCGGCCCGGTACGCCCGGGCGACGCGATCACCGTCCAGCTCCCCGCCGGCCCGCACCGGCCGCTGGACCGGGTCTGACGCGACCACGGCGCCCGGGCCGTCACCCGGTGACGGCCCGTTGGTAGGCGGCGAGGGCGGCCGGATCGTCGATGCTGCCGTGGTGGTGGAACTGGCGCCATCGCCCGTCCGCGTAACGGAAGTAGCGGGTGGTACGGATGGTGAGCGGCACCTCGACGCCGTCCGGCCCGGCCCAGCTGCCCACCTCGCGGCCGGCGAACACGGCGTGGTCATCCCCCAGGTACTCGACGATGTCGCGGAAGGTGGCGGTCACCCGGACCGGGCCGGTGAAGATCCGGTCGTAGAGCGCGGTGATCGACTCGCCGCCGCGCAGGATGCCGCCGAGCGGATTGTTCAGCTGGGCGAGTGGATCGTCCGACCAGTCTGCCCGCAACACGTCGGCATCGCGCTGGTTGAGCGCGTAGTAGAACGTCTCCAGGGCGGCGCGAGCACCGTCCGCGCCGGCGTGGCCGGTCTCGGCGAGCCGGTTGCGCGACTCCGGGCCATGACGGTGACTGGTGGCGTCGATCAACTGCCGACCGGTCGCACTCATCATCCACCTCACGTTTTCGTGGCTGCTTTTCCGTGATGCCGACGCTAGATCCATTCTCACGGATAAGTCAACGTAGTAACGTGAGAGCGTGATCGAGGACGCACCCGGCGAAGCCGACCATCCGGCGGTAGCCCTGGCCAACACCCGGCACCGCACCGGCGACGAACTCGCCGACGCCGACGCCGCGGCCGGCTGGCTGCGCCGGCGCGGCCACCCGGTACGCCTGGACGAGGCCGCGCTGACCCGGCTGGTGGCCCTGCGCGGCGCGGTCCGCGACGTGCTGCTCGCAGCCGGCACCGGCACCGCGCCGGCTCCCGACGCGGTGACGCTGGTCAACGAGGCCGTACGCGCCGCGCCCGGCGCCGACCTGCTGGTGTGGGACGCCGACGGCCCGCGCAGCCGGCACGAGTCCGCGGCCGGCTCGCCGCTCGCCGACCTGCTCGGCGCATTCGCCGCCGATGCGGTGGCGCTGCTGGTCGGCCCGGACTCCGACCGGCTCGCCGAGTGCGGCGCACCGGGCTGCGTCCGGCTCCTGGTCCGCACGCACGGCCGGCGGCAGTGGTGCTCCACCCGCTGCGGCGACCGGGTACGCGCCGCCCGCCACTACGCGCGCACCCGGGACGCGGCGACCTGACCCGGTCGCGGTGGGTCAGCCGGTGGCGGCCACGTAGGCGGCCGGGGTGATCGCGTAGCAGCGGCGGAACCAGCGGGTCAGGTGTGCCTGATCGGCGAACCCGGCGGTACCGGCCGCGAGCGCCACCGGGGTGCCCGCGGTGAGCAGCCGCCGCGCGTACCGCAGCCGCAACTGGCGCTGGTAGTCGCTCGGCGACAGGCCGAACGTGGCGCGAAACGCCCGGTACACGGCGAAGCGGCTGGCGCCGGTGGCCGCGGCCAGCTCCGCGGTGTCCAGCCCGCTCAGGTACGTGCCGTCCAGGTACCGGCGGGCCGCCACGGCGAGGGAGCGCGCTGCCGGCACCGTCGCCGGCCCCGGCCGGCCGGTCGCGCCGCGCGCCACCAGCAGCCGTACCGCGGTGTCGACCAGTTCGGTGCGCCGCAACGGGGTGGCGATGCCGACCCCGTCGTCGGGCAGCAGCGCCCGGTGCAGCCGCCGCAGCGCGGCCGCCAGTACCGGGTCGTCCAGCACCGGGTCGACGAACAGCGGCGAGCCGACCGGACGACCGGCGAGGTCCGCGAGGGCTGCGTCGATCAGATCCGGGCCCAGATGCACGATCCGGTAGGTGAAACCGAGGGCGTCGGCGGCGTGGCCGTCGTGCG
This genomic interval carries:
- a CDS encoding MOSC domain-containing protein, whose product is MQGTVTAVSSDDDHAFSKPNRDRITLLAGLGVEGDAHAGVRVQHRSRVARDPSQPNLRQVHLIGEELFAELGAAGFAVSPGQLGENVTTRGVDLLGLPVGTVLRLGPAAVLELTGLRNPCRQIDDFQPGLLRQVVDRDAAGNLVRKTGVMSIVRVGGPVRPGDAITVQLPAGPHRPLDRV
- a CDS encoding YybH family protein — its product is MMSATGRQLIDATSHRHGPESRNRLAETGHAGADGARAALETFYYALNQRDADVLRADWSDDPLAQLNNPLGGILRGGESITALYDRIFTGPVRVTATFRDIVEYLGDDHAVFAGREVGSWAGPDGVEVPLTIRTTRYFRYADGRWRQFHHHGSIDDPAALAAYQRAVTG
- a CDS encoding CGNR zinc finger domain-containing protein encodes the protein MIEDAPGEADHPAVALANTRHRTGDELADADAAAGWLRRRGHPVRLDEAALTRLVALRGAVRDVLLAAGTGTAPAPDAVTLVNEAVRAAPGADLLVWDADGPRSRHESAAGSPLADLLGAFAADAVALLVGPDSDRLAECGAPGCVRLLVRTHGRRQWCSTRCGDRVRAARHYARTRDAAT
- a CDS encoding AraC family transcriptional regulator, translated to MTHDWSRYWRSDTGRIEAMHAHFERHVYHRHSHDTYSFGVTETGAQAFACRGASRVSAAGMVMAFNPEDPHDGHAADALGFTYRIVHLGPDLIDAALADLAGRPVGSPLFVDPVLDDPVLAAALRRLHRALLPDDGVGIATPLRRTELVDTAVRLLVARGATGRPGPATVPAARSLAVAARRYLDGTYLSGLDTAELAAATGASRFAVYRAFRATFGLSPSDYQRQLRLRYARRLLTAGTPVALAAGTAGFADQAHLTRWFRRCYAITPAAYVAATG